One window of the Bacteroidota bacterium genome contains the following:
- a CDS encoding S8 family serine peptidase, which yields MRIILTGLFLIFLGFGILFGQSEAEYVPGELIIQLKKGTLIADVAENKGIIPIRQLSKRLNIWLVSFEPGKRSDKLVLEEIIETPGVQAVQFNHYISLRETEPDDPKFSQQWALKNTQQSGGIEDADIDATDAWDLVTGGLTAAGDTIVIAIVDDGFDINHEDILFWKNYHEIPNNGIDDDGNGYKDDYHGWNSYNHSGNISSADHGTHVTGIAGAIGNNGIGVSGINWGVKILPVQGSSTFEAPVVEAYGYIYEIRATYDETNGEKGAFIVATNASFGVNMGQPEDFPIWGAMYDSLGQLGILSAGATANANWNIDVVGDIPTAFPSDFLITVTNTTQYDQKNSGAGYGLQTIDLGAPGTTVMSTRQSNNYGMKTGTSMSSPHVAGAVALIFSAAGNGFLENYQDNPQEVSLLIKDYILAGVDTLSGLQGITVSGGRLNVHKSVLLMMNPAFEITPEEFDFSLQQNHKDSSVFTINNISPSLMPYEIDADALPGWLVVDTDEGSLLPGEADTVKVIVDATGLNSGNYVADITLYNLKGEEYFIEVALQVLPVFVVEESVNETAKIVCFPIPFSDQLRIHVGGQADPDEGIFIYDFTGRLITQVTKNNPAGEYSWDVTGIGGRKVNPGIYICRTKLQGKAVSCKIIYQP from the coding sequence ATGAGAATTATTTTAACAGGTTTATTTTTAATCTTCCTGGGGTTCGGGATTCTTTTTGGGCAAAGCGAAGCAGAATATGTTCCCGGTGAACTTATCATACAGCTTAAAAAAGGAACTCTTATCGCCGATGTTGCTGAAAATAAAGGAATTATTCCCATCAGGCAATTATCGAAGCGTTTGAATATCTGGCTGGTTTCATTTGAACCCGGTAAGCGTTCAGATAAACTGGTTCTGGAGGAGATCATAGAAACTCCAGGCGTTCAGGCTGTCCAGTTCAATCACTATATTTCTCTGAGGGAAACAGAGCCGGATGATCCAAAGTTTTCCCAGCAGTGGGCTTTAAAAAATACGCAGCAGTCGGGAGGTATTGAAGATGCCGATATTGATGCAACGGATGCCTGGGATTTGGTTACCGGCGGGTTGACAGCCGCTGGAGACACGATAGTGATTGCTATCGTTGATGATGGTTTTGACATCAACCATGAGGATATTTTATTCTGGAAGAATTACCATGAGATACCCAACAACGGGATTGACGACGACGGAAACGGATATAAAGATGACTATCATGGATGGAATTCATACAATCACAGCGGTAATATAAGTTCAGCCGATCATGGGACACATGTGACCGGGATTGCAGGGGCAATCGGGAATAACGGGATAGGGGTCAGCGGCATCAACTGGGGGGTGAAGATACTTCCGGTTCAGGGTTCTTCAACTTTTGAAGCTCCTGTGGTAGAGGCCTATGGTTACATCTATGAGATCAGGGCAACCTATGATGAGACCAACGGTGAAAAGGGAGCCTTCATCGTGGCAACCAATGCGTCTTTTGGGGTAAACATGGGGCAACCGGAAGATTTTCCCATCTGGGGTGCGATGTATGATTCATTGGGTCAGCTTGGCATACTGAGTGCCGGCGCCACGGCAAATGCCAACTGGAATATCGATGTAGTCGGTGATATACCCACTGCCTTTCCCAGTGATTTCCTGATCACGGTAACGAATACCACACAATACGACCAAAAGAATTCAGGAGCGGGATATGGCTTACAGACCATCGACCTTGGAGCACCGGGAACCACGGTTATGTCGACCCGGCAGAGTAATAACTATGGCATGAAGACAGGCACCTCCATGTCCAGCCCTCATGTTGCCGGTGCGGTTGCATTGATATTCTCAGCAGCAGGGAACGGCTTCCTGGAAAATTATCAGGATAATCCTCAGGAGGTATCTTTACTGATCAAAGATTACATACTTGCCGGAGTGGATACTCTTTCAGGCCTGCAGGGAATTACCGTCAGCGGGGGCCGCCTGAATGTACATAAATCAGTACTGCTGATGATGAATCCTGCATTTGAGATTACTCCGGAGGAATTTGACTTCTCCTTGCAGCAGAATCATAAAGATAGCAGCGTTTTTACCATAAATAATATTAGCCCTTCTTTGATGCCATATGAAATCGATGCTGATGCATTGCCCGGATGGCTGGTAGTCGATACAGACGAAGGCAGTCTCCTTCCGGGAGAGGCCGACACGGTTAAAGTTATCGTTGATGCCACCGGACTAAATTCCGGAAACTATGTAGCGGATATTACCTTGTACAATCTGAAAGGGGAAGAATATTTTATTGAAGTGGCCCTGCAGGTGCTTCCGGTTTTTGTTGTGGAAGAATCCGTTAATGAAACTGCAAAGATTGTGTGTTTTCCGATTCCTTTTTCCGACCAATTGAGAATTCATGTTGGTGGACAAGCAGATCCGGATGAAGGGATATTTATCTACGACTTTACAGGAAGGCTGATTACTCAAGTAACAAAAAATAACCCGGCGGGTGAATATTCCTGGGATGTTACCGGTATTGGCGGTCGTAAGGTTAATCCGGGGATATATATCTGCAGGACAAAGTTACAGGGCAAGGCTGTATCCTGTAAAATCATTTATCAACCTTAA
- a CDS encoding peptidoglycan DD-metalloendopeptidase family protein has product MNCGLPKHSKLKIFFLSGFILITFLLSGQTRDRKKLEQEKTQIEEEIRYNNELLDETRQTRKTSLNELVLLEKQVGKREQLITAINKEIRYYEQKINSNNDSIRKLTSTLEQLKEEYARMIYYAYKNRNVYNRLMFIFSSEDFNQAYRRLKYFQQYGSHRKTQAELIKKTQHDLELKTQEMEDQKRQKEQLLAEQESEMQKLAQEKDQKSKTVNLLSKREKELKEQLKAKEKAAANLQKAITEIIAEEIRLAEEKAKREANMTTRESMSLTPAELELSNDFAQNRGRLPWPTEKGVVSSSFGEHDHPVLKRVKVNNNGIDIVTSTGSKARAVFSGTVTRVISIPSYHNGVIIRHGEYLSVYLNLDQVFVSKGQTVQTLQELGTIHHNQEEGKTELHFELWKSKTLMDPMHWLLKL; this is encoded by the coding sequence ATGAATTGCGGACTTCCCAAACATAGTAAACTGAAGATTTTTTTCCTGTCAGGATTTATTCTGATTACATTTTTATTGTCAGGGCAAACACGTGACCGGAAAAAACTTGAGCAGGAAAAAACCCAGATTGAAGAGGAAATCCGTTACAATAACGAACTCCTGGATGAAACGAGGCAGACCCGTAAGACATCCCTGAACGAATTGGTATTGCTTGAAAAACAGGTTGGGAAACGCGAACAGCTCATTACGGCCATTAATAAAGAAATCCGGTATTACGAGCAAAAAATCAATTCCAATAATGACAGTATCCGTAAGTTGACATCCACTCTTGAGCAACTAAAGGAAGAATATGCACGGATGATCTATTATGCCTATAAGAATCGTAATGTTTACAACCGCCTTATGTTTATCTTCTCATCTGAAGATTTCAACCAGGCTTACCGGAGATTGAAGTATTTCCAGCAATACGGGTCGCACCGCAAAACCCAGGCCGAGCTTATTAAAAAGACCCAGCATGACCTTGAGCTGAAAACACAGGAGATGGAAGATCAAAAAAGGCAAAAGGAGCAACTGCTGGCCGAGCAGGAATCCGAGATGCAGAAACTGGCTCAGGAGAAAGATCAGAAAAGCAAAACGGTGAACCTCCTCTCAAAAAGAGAAAAAGAATTGAAGGAGCAATTGAAGGCCAAGGAAAAAGCAGCGGCAAACCTGCAAAAGGCCATCACGGAAATCATCGCAGAAGAGATCAGGTTAGCCGAGGAAAAAGCGAAACGGGAAGCAAACATGACAACCCGTGAAAGCATGTCATTGACACCAGCCGAACTGGAACTGTCCAACGATTTTGCTCAAAACCGCGGACGATTACCCTGGCCTACCGAAAAAGGTGTTGTATCTTCCAGTTTCGGTGAACACGACCATCCTGTATTGAAAAGGGTAAAAGTTAATAATAATGGGATCGATATCGTCACCTCCACCGGGTCAAAAGCCCGGGCGGTCTTCAGCGGAACTGTCACAAGGGTTATCTCAATCCCCAGCTATCATAACGGAGTTATCATTCGCCATGGCGAATATCTTTCCGTTTACCTGAACCTCGACCAGGTCTTTGTAAGCAAAGGGCAAACCGTACAAACTCTGCAGGAGTTAGGTACCATTCATCATAATCAGGAAGAAGGGAAAACGGAATTGCATTTTGAGCTCTGGAAATCCAAGACCCTGATGGATCCAATGCATTGGCTGCTTAAGCTTTAA